The DNA window CACATTACTGATGTGAACTGCACACAGAGCAAGAGTATTTGCCGCTGGACACACAATTTCCTCCTTTCTTAAAATGCATTGGAAATACAGTTGAATATACTTACTCCAAGTATGTATTGACAAGTCTGTGGCTCAAgcatatatacagtgacagcatgTGGAGACTCCGACTCTTTACACCTAAGAATATAAAGAAGTCAGAGTGTTGACTATTTCCATATGGCAAACATGAATTATAGCTCTATACTTACAGATCATACTCACTTTAGTTTTACGATCACCTGCCGAGGCTTATTTGTCAGTTCACAGATATCGCCACCGCCATAGAAATGTGACACCATTCTGTAAGgaaaagtttatttttattttatacatctTACATTTTTACAAAGACAAGAAAacattgagcaaaaaaaaaaaaaaaaaaaaaaaaaaaaaaggaacaactGGAGAGATTTACCAAAACTGGTGCAAAGGAAATGGCGCAGTATAGCAACAAGTCATTTTTAGTAATGGTAAAGACAATCTGGTTGCTTCAGTTTTGATAAATCTTCCTTATGATCTCCTAAAGATAGAAGCATGACTGGTGGTGGTGGTCTCTTATGTCAAGTTGGTAAaaaaaatttctcaccattttcaggAAAAGTTGACAACAACCAACAGATGGCCACCATACCACCTTTTGTTTGTTACATATCTTCCTGAATGCCACATCTTCCTAGGTGTCCAGTTAGTGATGGCAATACTGTCACTGCTAGTGTAGGTGTTAATGGCTTTACACCAGGGTGATTTAGGATACTAAACTGCtgatccataaggacctgtgggtggtttagagtcccaaatcactctgaaaggttccctttaagtgcagGGATAAGGTGGTAGAGTGGCAATGTACACATGGGTGCCATGATTCTTTTctggcaggattttttttttttttgccctcaaAGGCAGATTATTATAGGATCCATGATGGATTTACACTAATGTGCATCAGAACACCAGTAATACAATCCTATGGCTAAAGGAATGATGGCCAAATCTGACAATTTGATTGGTCCCAGTGTCCTGACTTTCCATTTATGTTATATGTCAGAGGAAAGATGGTTAGGTCATGTCGGATTTCATCATGCCAAATCCTTTGATTTTAAGTGATAAGTAACCAGCAGCTAATTCCATAAGCAGAGTGTGCATACATATAGAGGTATAGAAAGAACAGCTGATGGTTTTTGGCCACCTGTAGGTTTGTCAGGCTGCTGCAGACACTGCCCATGTTGGCTAAGGTCACAAAGTCACAATAAATTATTTAAAGGCATCGCAAAGCTATATAATAAAGCCCCACCTCACAGTCTGCACTCCTTCATCGGGCGGATGATACAaccttgcaacatttttttttgcccattCTAAATGTTGATCTTCCTTCCAAACACCAACAACAAGGGTCGTCCTGCCATTGTCCTTATCCTGCAtggaaaagccaaaaaaaaaaaaaaagaaaaaaaaaaaagacattagaAAATTCATATATTCATGGTCAAGTCTCATTTCCCATTCTATCATAGGtgcaaaaaccaaacaaaaaataaattaaggAGTGCTACATCTGGTGGAGCCTGAGAAACCTACTGTGCTTAGCCATCTTGTGGCTGCATTCACATCAGAGACTGCTGGCCAAAATAAATGCAATCAATGTTCAGCCATACTGCAAACATCTGCAATGTCACAATGGATGACTTTAGTCTGCGAAAAATTGGCTGAAAATATCATTGTTTGGCATGATCAACCAAAAGTGAACATTCTGCCCATTTGTGCAGCCTCAATGCActtagactaaaaaaaaaaaaaaaaaaaagttaaaaaaaaaaaaaaaatcaatcagttTTGACCGACCCCATCTGAAGAAATGGCTGCATGTCCACAATATGTCAATGGTGATGCACAGTGATTCTATATTACTACAGTGTATAATGGTTTTAGTGATGCACCTATGACCAAAGCACATAATGTTACTTTAACATTTGAGTTAATGCGCCACCTAGTGCCCATAAACTGCACATGCATTTACCTCATGGTACTGATGGACATGTTTTCCATAACAGAATTCATACTTCCACCAACCAACaccctgcaaaataaataaataaataaattaattaattaaaatgaaaaaacacaCACCTTTCTGAGGGAGAGTTACTGTGGAGAAGCAAAAATCACCATTACATCTGGATTAACCCATTTCTGATATGTACCAATTTCATTTATGTGCCATTTAATCATGGCTCGGCTACGTGCATACGGTTGTACCTAAGCTATTACTTTTTTGGTATCATTTGTGACATCAATAAATTTTGAAATCTGTTTTATTAATGGATTTTGTCTTTGGTCCATGAAATCCTGTACTGAAGTTTGCCTTTTGTCGCTTATCGATTCTTTCTCCTGTTTTTCTACTGCCAGCAGAAACCTTACTGCTTCTCAGTGCAAGTATAGAAAGctgaagccatcaatattagaaggcagataacccctttaaaggggtattcccacgtcgcatactcaccagtcttcgttgctgtaaattcttctttcttccggctttgttgcgtcattggtgggcggggtcacatatgcataagccaagcggcgagatgccgctggccctgtgtgcacgctcataaaccagtctagccttcacaatgcgaatacagacccggcatccgcctctctctattacagcggatgccgggtctgtattcgcattgtgaaggctagactggtctatgagtgtgcacgcaggaccagcggcatctcgccgcttggctttgcatatgtgaatacagacccggcatccgctgtaatagagaggcggatgccggggagtgtagacgccggcacagatgcacagatgcctgcaacattgctatgctccttccctgcatgaagccagcagaggcagaagcgatgctgttattccgctcctccaaagtctggagtggattgagcagaaggtagaagtataagaacttcctatatatttcccattccttttgtagccatttcttgactggctcaaaaaaaaaaaaaaaaaaaaaaaaaaaaatctgcaacaaaaaaatctgcatttccgcaatgtggggccccagcctaaaagtgattacctgtggactccatagactacaatggtgtctgccgggtttccgcctgaaatcatcggagaggaaagtcctgctttATATAATGTGAAGTACAAAGCTGAACTCCATATTCTAGATGTGGTCTTACAGGGGATTTAGAGAGAAATAATACTACGTTGGGTTTTCAATTCTTTCATTTTTGAATTAAAGCAATTATTtttagtataattttatcaaaacaTTTTTATAGAGTATTTCCAATGATTATATCCATActgagatatatctatatatctagatagatagacacacgcACGACTTACACCATGAAAACAGTATGATCCGGTTAGAAACTCTTTGATCAACTGCTCATCGGTCAGCTTGGAGATGTGTGTGGTCCCCACAGTGACCTGCTGCTGAGAGCCCACAGTCACCGGCTTATGGATGGTGGAGAACTTCTCTTTAATGCTTTGCCGCTCTTCCTGGAATGATATAGTCAGAACCATaaaggttattaaaaaaaaataaaaatccctagATGCTTAATATTTAATTCACAATTAATTGACAACCAACAGACTACAGGAAAACTcagaaggctctgttcacaccatcaTCACAATTTCCAGCTCTCTGCTCTGATTAACCCTTTCTCAACATTCGGCGATATCATCCATGAGCTTGTGTGACTgccgctccattcacttttatggggcagCCGGGACATTCATTTCCAGCATCGCCTGCAGACCCATAGAGGAGAATGAAGTGCCGGTCACACAAGCGCACTGATGCTGTATTCAATAGGACACTTTAGGTGAACTTTCGGTCCCTCATTCTCCTAATCGCTGGTGGACCAAGCGATCGGGCagatgttattataatataatgcaGATGTTATATAGCCTAACACAGAATTATTACTATGTCATTTAGAAAAGAAAGTCACATCAAAAATTAACTAACCTTTAGACAAATCACTATGCGCTCTTACACCCCTATCCTCCACTACCTTGCTGCTGTGCTGTGTCATCTGGCTGCACCACTGAAACAGTACAACACAGATACAGATTCTTCTATACGTTTCTGGAGGAGTTTACTTTATCTCTACTGAGCTTAAACCCTTAATAGCCAGCCAGACTGCAAAGCCAACACTCTCAGAGCTGAAACAGAGCCACCAGTCCTTTATAAACTCAACCCAGGCTGCAGAGGAGTCTTCCGGTCCTCaatattccctttttttttttttttttttaaatgtagattgtgagccccgcatagagctcacaatgtacatttttccctatcagtatgtctttttgaaatatgggatggaaatccatgcaaacacggggagaacatacaaactccttgcagatggttttttgcccttggcgggatttgaacaccaggactccagcgctgcaaggctgcagtgctaaccactgagccaccgtgtggcccctaatatTCCCTTATTAAAGGCTAAGGACCCCTTtaaattgtgattacagggttaAACAACCAGGATCAGAGAGTCCTCTTATACTGGCCATTGAAACACCAACAGACTCCAGCACTCTCTTCTCTATGGACAATAATAGTATCCTTTGCACCACTTTGATGAATCGATCCACGAGGGTCCATATTCATCCATCTATTCATTGCCTAGTGTGTGCGCATGTACAACACTAACTACATTACCTCCTTGTTGGGCTTGAATGGCGTCTTGATCATCTCCCGCTGCTGTTCAAGTTTCTCCAGGCTCTGTGGCCTTAATGGTGACCCTGGCATTGACTGGCAAAAGATATCATTTATAGGAGAAGTTTTAAACCTGTATGAAAGGGAGACAATCGCATGACAATGTATTGCTGAAcctgaaatatattatatgtcGCACCAAGGCAGCACTTCCAATGGTGAAATATTGGAAAAAGTAAAACATGACAGTCTGAAATTGTAACAGCACTGGCACTCTTAAAAACATAGCACTAGTGACCAATGAGCATGATGCATGTCACCGGCTATAGTGGGTACCCTCTTATTCTGGGTTTACAACTGATCGACACATTGAAACATTAGCCCCCTAATATCTATCAATATGATGCCTAGGGTGATTTACCTGTACTTTGGATGTGCACAAAGAAGTGGCGTCAGGATTACAACTTCATATTCACATGTGATGACTTCGGCTACAGACAGGATCTCATGTTTGGCGTCTGGGTGACATATGTACATTACTGTTGTGGTGCGCGGTTGGTTCTGTTTCAAACTGCAAGGTGTTCCATTCCCCATTTCGACCGGGTAATAAGGGGTCATCTGTCCCTCAATGTTTTTGGTCGGGATCTGAAAAGAAACAATTATATCACTATTTTTAGGACGTTCTGGGctgccccataatagaaccatttATTACTATGATTTTCATTACAAATTATTTATTTCAAGCATTTTTATAAACAATGAGAGAAGTCAGGACAACGTCACATAGTGCAGGTAAGTAAACTAAAGGTTATGGAAAGAACAGGTAGTAGCAGCGGCGCAGGAACAAACTATACTGTGTCAGTATCAAGAAGCAACAGTGATTCTAGGCCCTGTCACTAATACAGGATAATGGGCAAAGAAAGAAAgaacacagaaaaagagaaagaagagagaagaagcTATTGGGTGAAAAAGGAGATCCTTGTTAAGTCCAGAGCAAGACCCTTAACACGCCCGGAATGCAAGGTGGATATGAATTCTGCAGACTCTTGATGCTGAAGCCAATAGACATATGCTTTACTTCTATATGGAgctactagctataacccgtgacttcgtccgctgttccctcacccttgcgcgaaccacctgcagcgtggCCGTGGCCCCCACTGCCCTTTCCTTGTGACTGGCGCTGGGCCCTCCCACAGCATCATGGGCCGGGACCCCATGGacccgctgctgcacctccggtcctccccttccccccctttagagatcacagtcacctcctacatctaccccttccccccaccaccacctacccGTGACCCCAGTTACCCTCTCCCcacctttccacatgtgcaatctggcccccctcccccctacttaccttctacCCTCTggtgacaacccccccccccttggcccCTCCCCATCACCCTGTTGTACCCCCTCCCTCCCTTAAGCAATCCGCCGATCCCTGTTCCCCgcagcactcaccatgtagatgctggggaggtgtgtgtctcatggccgcagcttcaGCGAGCATGTGTGGTCCTTTCCGTGTGTTGCCAGCCGCAAAGTTCGCGGGTACGTGCGGCTGGGCTTGTTCGGGCCGGgtgcgctgctgcatgctacgccagcctgaggcaatgtgtggccggccAGCATGTTAGCGGCGTTCGGAACCATGTGGGCAGCCACCATGTTGAGGAAAGGGTCCTCTcgcgctggccacgcccacaattcGGCGCCAACATGTGGgctgctgtgctggctccctatcccacccacacaccgccatgcaccaataggagtggcgtgtaactacctgcgctgacgtcatgcccgggccgacagcggagcaggagacaacttttgagggtcacggtggcgttttggggtgagacTTTTAAAGTAGACCATttttccttcctggccaatatgtaggtgtgtgtcaaatttctatgaaatccattcagccgttccggTGTGatagaggaacaaacatccaaacacacaaacccacaaacatccaaacacaaaaactttcacatttataatattaataggatatatgctCAAGTAATCCGATCATAGAAAAATCACAACAATTTACAGTGATATCCCGGTCAACCTCTCATTAGACACTGACAATGTGCACAGTACAAATCACCATAAATAACATGTCTGTATACTGTCACATCCCAGTCTGTCTCAGAACAATTCTAACAACATTATATATGAGGAATATTGATTTCTTTTTCTCCACGCCATATGTAAGCACATACTACAAAGCAGAAAATATTTGCCCCTCCTTACTTACGCCTTTAGGAAATCCAGCTTTTTCGCCTTGCTCCTGTTTCTCACCTATTAAGTACAGAAATATTCATGTTAATGATGTCTGCAGATTTCAACATAGTTTTAGAAACAAAcctttatatgacagaggagttCTCCCACCTGTACTTGGGACTGAACCATCAGAAAACCACATATTCTAAAACCAGGaatttattttaaacattttttttgtattttcattaACACACAATAGTCCTAAAAATCATACACCGTACGCTAAAGCCATTCTAGCAGTCTCTGGTAGGTGCAATGACAGATCAGCAGATCAGAGACCCCCACACCTACTCCTGTAGCCGGGTGTTCTGAGTAGATAAGTTTGCGGCAGGGGGAAGGGCTGTTGTGAGATACACGGCGAAACACACACATAAGGCTGTGTGCAACTCTCCTGCTGCTTCCTAGGAGAAGGGATTTACATCCTTGTCGAGCGACTCTATTCTGTCAATGAATTCATATTTACTGAAGCTGCCATTAAACAAATAGGCTTACCACAAAATTTATACAAACAATGCAAGGGGGTATTTAATTCACTAAAATATAGAAAGAATTCTAATGGACATGTATATACCGTAACTGATTTACTTGTTACTTTCTGTTATCAGAAACTGATAggcaaaatgtattttttattgttaCTACACAATATTGAGAGCTACATGTCCAGTGCTGATGCAGTAGATGCCGCCATCCTGACTGATTAAATGCGTTTTCTGGGATTCTGgtatcaatgacctatcctcaggacagGCCAACAATATCAAAAGTGTGAGGCTCTGACACCAGACATCCCCACTGATCAGTCATTTGAGGCACCACAGCATTCGGATGTGCAAACCGCACAATATATAAGGGCAGTGCTTGAGCTTCATGCACACGAACATGTGCATTGTCAGTATGCAAGCTGTGTTTTTCATAGCTAGCACACcggcccattatattctatggcccTATACACATGCATTGCCACAGGTCTGTGTGTGAGTCTGTGAAACCAGGGAAAAACTCAGAATAGATCCAGGCTCACTGAAGTAGAGTAAAAAAATCCAAAGCTGCCTTCAGCGTCCGAGGTCAATCTGCCCCTCCTCAACCAATCTCACATTGATTTGGTGGGATCGGTGAATATGAGGGCAACGTAGACTGGGAAGCGGAGCGACCCGGAGACTGAAGGCAGCGTCAGATGATATGACTCAAGACCATTTGCTTCAATAACGTTGGACAAGTAAATTAAcagtccccagacaacccctttaatttgtctGTCAAGGTACACGAATATCATCCTTGTGCCAACCACAGACCCGGTACATGCCCACAGTTGTGCACATATAGCATTAGTCCATTTGTTTTCTATCCATACAACAAAAAACTGTGCAAATACCAtgataaagtcttatgtttaggGAGACATTCAGAGGTTCATCCttaagattataaaaaaaaacccctatatAGCTACATTTCTCATCAGAAAAGTAATAAGTTATGTTTACTAAATTATACTGTCTCAGTGGTTTAACAAACCTGTGTCAGATGTGCTTTTTTTCATCATATTTCCGAGGTAATACTCTTGAATATTGGTTTGCTACAATAGAAGTACATAGTATAAATAACAAAATGTAATACAAATAAAAATTGTCGAAGAAAACCAGACATGGACCAAACCTCAAGCAGCtaatgggcttatacaccttgatcaatatgtatattatatacgttcatttttgtagatttggctGAGAAGAATaagatcagtatataatattgggATGCGCAGTCCATATCTGTTTTTCTTCTCCAAAAAGTTgtataatacaaataaaatataataaaatatcgcAGCTTAGCCATCAGCACCAACAATCTAATTTCATTCCTGTTTGCTGCAATGACAATAAACATAGGAAATGCAGTAccatactttttgtatcaattcttgAGGTTTTCTAGGATTGCCGCTTGCTGtcaatcaatgggagccttcagTGTATACTTGTAGTAACACAGATATACAGCTGCTACACATACAGTACAATTATCTAGTTCTATTGTGTAATAATCCATGTACTGGAGTGATCACCAACATAACAGGTCTACAAGAACATTTCTTTACACCACAACACACTCCTTGCAAAGTGATATTCACATAGACAATATCGCACATAAATCGCACATTGAAATTTGCCTTTATGATCTGGAAAGTGGAATCAGAAAAGACAGCATGTTTGGCCCCACTGAATTCTATAGATCCACGTACAGTCCTAGAGACTTCACAAAGGCTTGTATTCTCAGGAGACAGATGCTTGAATATACTCTTAAGAAGTATACAGACCAGCCAAAAATACATCTATAATGTACGTACCTGCCCTGCTTCCTTCTCCTCATGATACTGCCGGATGTGCTTTCCATGACACACTTCATATGTCCAGTACGATTCAATCTGTAATATTAGTAATGGAATAATAAGTGCATGATAAGATCTGCTGCAAAACTTGAGATGTAATCTAGAATAGGGAACTTCTTATCTCATCTAGTAAGAGGAAGTATTTCTAAGGCACACTGGTCTGTGTGAAGAATTAGGTCGAGTTGAGACTCAATCTAAATACTACTCAGCCCTGAAGCATGCCACTCTCTGGAAGATGACAACACATCCATGGTGTCCTGACCACCAGACAGAGTTATGGAAACAACTTGGCTGGGTGTGCTTTGATAACTTCTATAGAAGTGAGTGTGAGTTCTGGTAACAGCGTAGCTTAATGGGCTAGGCTTTCACGTCTATGGCAGATACATAAACAATATAACAGAGCCACACAGGTAGGATTGAATGTTTTCAAGTTATGTGTGGCCCCCAGAGGCCGGACCTTTACTGCATATTTTAAGTATGTACAATAAACATCTGAGATAGGATTACCCCATTAAAGTTCTGCACAGGACCTATTTAGTACCTATTAGACTACATACAACATATCCAATGGTATTTCCCTAATGATTTCTCAGATGCACAAAGGAAAGGACCAAGTGTCTCAGTTACTGCACTGGGGGAGGGTGGAGAAGAAATCTGCTGTCAGCTAGTAACTGATTCATAGCCTCAATAAGAGAATTCCCTATCACTGTACAGAGCAAGTAGCGGCACAAAAGCTCTCACTTGCTAAGTGTTGCAGAACTTAGCAGCAAGTCAGTctctcccagcatcctcctcacCCTCACCACTGCACAGACATATCCTTatataatagaaataaaaaaacagGAACAAGGAAACAAGGAAAGCAGGAACAAGGAAAGCAGCCTGATAAATAGAGAAAGAAGTATATTTCCTTAACAAGATATATTACATTGTTCCTTATAtaacctgcactattcatttataccAAGTTGTTTTATAACCGGGAGTACACTtgaagggggtgttcacacttgcgcccctgtgcgccctgtgtcagtctgccgggtttccgacatattccccagagaaactgaatAGGGGACGGCAGCATACGGATCccagcagtttgcttttaaaacccattcaaatgaatgggttttaaaactgaccgccggaaaGCCGTCCCCTTTGCAGTTTCTCTGGGAATATGACGGAAATCTAGCAGACTGATACAGGGCGCACGTGTGAACGACCCCAAGCCATACATACAATTGCCAGTCCAAATCCAGTTTGCCTGATCTAATAATGGATTCTGCCATCTGCATCTATCAATATATGTAAGTCTAATTGATTTACATAAGTGGAATAAATTTTGGTAGCTGTAGCTCCATATAACATATTAAGACTTATGGTTAGGTAGGCGGTGCTGATTGTAGCCCATGAACAGCTACACCAGATCTCTCTGTACTGGCATGGGCTCTGTTAAACTATTCAGATAATGGCCATGGGAACCTCTCACGTGTTCTTCTAAAGGAGACAGAAATAAATCCAAGGTACCCGGTATGAGCAGCTGGTTTGCTTGAAGAGAGGATCTAAAAGTTCTCCAGGAGACGGTCCTTTATATTCTCTTTCTTCTTCCTTAAAAGAACAGAAGAAGACATTTAATGCTTATATGTAAAGTAACAAGAATATGGTATTTAGTGTCCTAAAGGAGAGTTAAGTCAATTCACACGGCTGCGTCTGCGCCTGGGAAACACAGTCTGTGTGACAAGTGCATTTCCTGGACCAACCTCACAGCATCAGCTACACTGTCCAGTACCTGGTGATCATTGCCAGTAAGTGGTAGAAGACACTTGTACTTCTCTTTGTCAGCTGTAGTCATAATGATGTAATTGTCTTCTCTGTATGGTATTCCTGTGGttggctggaaaaaaaataaaaaataaaatgaatgattAGAACAATATTGTAATAATAACATTGTAATGTCAGGCAACTCAGTGCTGTTCTGTAAGAGTCCTGTATTCATCTGATCTGTTACAACTATTATACGGCAGAGGAGCAATCTGCCAATGTCAGTCAATGGGGCAAGGACGAAAGGGTTTACTTTTACAATGTAAGACTTTGCCATGtggatatagatatatgtatacatgACAGAGTACGCTATGGTTATTACATTATACTTTGCTGCCTATTAAAAGTTCAGTATGAACACTGCGTGAACACCCCCTATGTACATGGCCTATACCAAAGCCTGACATTTCAGACAATCTGGTAGTTTATCACCCGCCAAACAGGCAGTGGCCACAAAAACAAACTTATGTTGCAAAAGGTTTCTTGAGAGTAAGTGTATCTGaccctatatctcctcctttaCGGCCTGATGACTTACTTGCATGTAGCGTCTAAGGTTGActctatacatacagtgatgtgtgGTGGATACATCAATACCGCCAATATTACGCAAGGCTGGTGCTACTATGTGTCAGGTACTACATTATGGAGGACCATTTACATCAGGGACCCATGCACAACCTCTAAACAACCATCCTTTATTTCCATACTATATCAGTCATACCCCTATTCAGAATATCATTGGCCATTGGTTTATCGGATACTGTATAGCAGATCTCTGATGTGATGGCTGCTATAAAGCCAGTAAGTTTGTCAC is part of the Leptodactylus fuscus isolate aLepFus1 chromosome 3, aLepFus1.hap2, whole genome shotgun sequence genome and encodes:
- the ERLEC1 gene encoding endoplasmic reticulum lectin 1 is translated as MPRRAPAACACAPVLLVLYGVFRLCSGGRTLPALSDDIPFRLNWPGPDFSLPTTGIPYREDNYIIMTTADKEKYKCLLPLTGNDHQEEEREYKGPSPGELLDPLFKQTSCSYRIESYWTYEVCHGKHIRQYHEEKEAGQQTNIQEYYLGNMMKKSTSDTGEKQEQGEKAGFPKGIPTKNIEGQMTPYYPVEMGNGTPCSLKQNQPRTTTVMYICHPDAKHEILSVAEVITCEYEVVILTPLLCAHPKYRFKTSPINDIFCQSMPGSPLRPQSLEKLEQQREMIKTPFKPNKEEERQSIKEKFSTIHKPVTVGSQQQVTVGTTHISKLTDEQLIKEFLTGSYCFHGGVGWWKYEFCYGKHVHQYHEDKDNGRTTLVVGVWKEDQHLEWAKKNVARLYHPPDEGVQTVRMVSHFYGGGDICELTNKPRQVIVKLKCKESESPHAVTVYMLEPQTCQYILGVESPVICRILDTADENGLLSVPN